A region of the Leptidea sinapis chromosome 14, ilLepSina1.1, whole genome shotgun sequence genome:
actcaaaaattctgagcggcactacagttgcgttcgtcaccttgagacatgaaatgttaagtctcgtttgcccagcaatttcactagctacgatgcccttcagaccaaaacacagtaatgtttacacattactgcttcacgaaagaaataggcgccgttgtggtactcataatctagccggcatcgtgtgcaaagaaGCTTCCAACTGGTAACTGATACATACTAAGATCAACGACAAACCACCAAAAGGGACGACTGCTTGCTCCCTTTGACACGCTCCGTCACACACTCTCTTTCTAGCTTCATTTCTTCCTTTGTTTCGTGTCAACGTTTTTTGTTATCAGCAGTCCCATTAACACGTACTTACCCACCAATGACCAAGGTCTCCCAGGttctacttatttatttaaataataaggcACTTCAACAAAACCCcatgtttattcaaattaaattttttttattaagagacacttaatgaacgtcaaaaactaccattcgttttatttatttcgttacaatattacatgtagtatcgtacaataaaatgttttaataaatagcCTGTGggtggtcgctctattcccaatctgtaataatattatactatgtatatagtatattattatgttatttcaaagcggacgaagtcgcgggatGCAGCTACTATTTAGTATATGTTTTATGTTATCTTATTGGTCAGACTGATAGAAAGACTTTTAATATGctctttaaattaatattcactTATTGAGCACTCAGATGTATTTAATGTTAACTAGACACgaaatcaaatttgtttttgacaattatcttttatttataatttttatgggcAAAACGACAACACTAAATTATTCGAATAATGAACTCATGTCATTGTTGCAATTGACATTAACGATAGTAAGACCAGCACCAGGCTCACATTTTGTATGAGCCCATTTTCTGAAAACTTGACATTGTATGCATGTTTCTCGCCTGATAAACTTTAAACTTCCCAGCTACAATCTTATTTGGCTTCAGTACAGTGGACACTCCTGTCTCATCCACATTCCAAATATCCGTCTGATACACTGATAATTACGTACTTTCATCATTGTTATTTCAATTTCACACATTTCAGAATTCAATTCAGAAtgcaaaaataacattttatttgagcGCCATCTATCGTTAATCTTTTATAATACTGTTTCACACAACGCTGTACGTACACAGGCATAAAATGAAAGGATTTAGTTAAGTACCTAGTTCGCTGTTGTTCCACAAGAGACTGCTTAAATAAAATTCAGggaatttattacaaatttattatgtggagcatttaatacaataagtCAGGTTGGAAAAATTGGTTCCGTGGTTTTTTTTCGCCGTTCATACATTAAACCCATActgaaaaaagaattatttgtaaattacaaggcttaaacataataattagaTACCTAGCAGTAGCTAGGTAtctaattttaaatgtattaatgttATAACATGGTACTAAATATGAtagtatttaaaacataaaccAATATCTTACATCTCTCTATATCATAATAATGACTGTGATAGTAGGTACATCGTACGTCTCGTCGTACCGTCAGTTTAGTTACCAGTAGTTtgagtattaattattattatattaataaatataaaaatataattataaaatattgaatgaGACGTAACTGTCACGCACGGCAATGTAGcaaacacctatttttgtgtcTCAAAACACCATCAGGAAAAACCTAATTTTACTATCCAGGTATTGACGATGTACTTATATGGCGCTGTCGCGCACAATCActgcaattattttacataaaaatgtttaagtaCACAATtagaattataacattttacataataaacGGATATATCACTACAtatctgtatattattataatgtatatgacagtaatcacgaccatcatgttcacgaagcatctttacacaaacaatgaattcaagctctaagggttgatgcatccaatatacgataatttatatttatacttttaattcTGTTTaacttttcatataataatttatattatttaaacaagactcatttattggatgcagcatcttacatatggtaaattcagttacttaaaataaatatttgtagtgacgattcaaaagtgcttagtttaagcctatttgaataaagtttttttaactttgactttactAATAACGCAGaggtatatatatacctatgcacatagatatatataatatctatgttcatattatgatatatatagtAAACACGAGTGCCATGATATTCGTTCACCCAAAAAAGTGCTCAACGGGCCTAAAGAAGTACCATTCACTTACAAAAATTATATGGTCATCGGTCCTTGGATACTTGcgaaagtttttatttgaaagtatcAATGACGTTCCTTTGAAACGTATAGATATATGTACTCTAGACATGCACAAAAGTTTTTGTCAGTTATAAACGGAAAAGTATGAGCCCACTTTGTAGGTCCCCTGCCTGAAATTCACGAAACTGAGACTTGAACGAACGGTGGATTGGCTGTTCTTTGGAATTCCTTACTAAAATTTTCCAACCGCTAGgaatacttaaaaaaacaacgttAGACCGGGAAAATTATGCAATAATACCAGTGGGAATCCAAACCATATTCTGTTGTTCAATGACATTAGTGTCAAAACTGTTCGGCCTTTGCTTAAATTAGACATACCGAGTAGATTTTAGCTATTTGTCACTTGTCAAAGTGGTCAATAAACGCAAGCAATAATTATTCCCATTTAAATTCTACAGCAAACGAATTGATAAGGGTTACTcctcagattaaggattggtctccgctgcgctccaactagatacggcACTACTAAAGAaacaatagctttcttataaaggccactattagatgcttgtgtgcgtggcatcttgacactcaatggcatttttcaaattaagtaacatacgcttcgtgttattttacattgaaattaataaaatacaaaatacttactgatgatatcggatcccagtgtctttcttatttattgtagtattatttttacaaagtcttactacCTACGCAACCAacgcattttagtttcaaatattagcaaagtttaacagagcatattgtggcacgtcaatgtcacacattgtttcagaatggctcgagtacgcccatttgggcagtattagttgccgcactttgcgactacgcctgcggtatctagttgaagcacagctgagaccaatccttaatctaagggttACTCTGTACTTTCAATGCTGAAATGGAAATTGAGTTAGTATCATATTACCTGGGGGGCCTGCTTTACTAGACATTTGAAGATTAAAGCGGATCGGTCACAACCCTTATCACCGTCACTGACTGTTGCACTATTCACTTCTGAAAATACAAAGCGTGCAAATGAAacacagcctagcgaaactctctaagacaaaagcgattcactcgattgtatgaaacgttcagtcattgatagattgacagatgacggctataatcttgtaaaaaaacgaagatagccgaaatccattacgttttaagcaactgttcgctttcaaactgaGCTGGATTATACATCATCGCCCAATCGTAATTAAgtactattttaaacttatgcCAATCTCACTCATAGTCGTACCTTCTATATTATATAGGCATTTAGGCAATGCCTATACAGAATGAGAATCTAAGCATACATATACCACAAGTGTTAGCTAATTTAGttccattattttataacaaaatttctATTGAACATCCACCCAGTAATTTTTACTTCACTTACttttaaaacccaaaaattgacATGTCGAGAGTAAATCAATAGAATAGCATAGAatagattaaatatattttacaaaatttaagaataaaaatgaacaaaactgAAAAAGACTATCTCCTCagcttaaggcgctatagtcctgaaaactaacatttttgaaaatctacttaaaatatttctacaaatactacggttccaactTTTTGAAAACACGATTACAATGCTGTCACATAATACAGCGCTGGTGTTCTGGAGTACCCGAGAATTGTGTGGTGCTACTAACCCAAAAACACATATTTTCATAGATTCTCTACAATTACACACGTATTCTATACATTAATATGTATAGAATATgtcttaatattaaaattaaaatcaaaattaagatCCGAACGACTACTCTGTATTAGGATAGGATTTTGAGTTTTTAAAAgatgttgttttaatattttttacatcgtctcaaactttttcgtctgtgtttgcacgtcgcgtgacggtcgggcggcgcctatagttcgcagcagctgaccgtgtagtgtattgACTAGTACTCATttgtgctccacgctattttgtttgtttttattatttcccattatcattccaattttccaagcattaaattaatgataaagctatttatacccttaatggaatattattccaaaatttttagttaaatgtctataatgtcaAATAAAGTTTCAGTTTTACCgtagtttcataaaaccacacaatccttttttttaataaatatatagttttacaATTTCTAACCGGTGGACGCAAATCGTTCCAATATTTCGTGGCAGCGTAGCGGAAGCTATCACGAAAAGCAGGCCATCTGAACCTTGAAAAGGTTAATCGTACAGCAAATCTAATATGACGATTTGAAAACTCAAGTTTCTCATATAAACATGATGgctgtttattattaattataccaATCAAGAGGATTGCAAAATGAAGACATCTGTGGGAGgacatattcaaattatttttgtggTTTATGTACGGTGACATGTGAGCATATTTAGGAATAGgaaaacaaaatcaaatgcAGGCGTTTTGAATGCGTTGAATTAACTTTTTAGAGCGAGCTTATAGACATGGACGAAATTTGGTGTTGGAGAAGGATGTTGGGCTTAGACAGCACAACGACCTAATGGGTCGATCCTGAAACGGCCGGGCATTGTGACTAGGCTCTCtaccatctgcttgcgtagggtccTAGAATAATTCGGCCACATCGCCAGAAGGGATGAAGACAACCTGGAGAGACTGATGGTAACCAGGAAGGTGGAGGgaagaagaccaagaggaaggagccctatgcgatggaccgatcagattcgcactgccctTGAAACCACTGTCCATGACGCTCTACACTCTGCTTCCGATAGGGGCAGgtggcggcaaataatacgcaaaaaAGTACTCTATCGAAATGATCCcgaccctcagcactgaggaaaccgacgcgaggaggaggaggaaTAGACATGGACCAATAGTAATCGCTATTCTTTATACATAAAGTAATATCTGCACAATATAGAATAAAAAGAACCGGGCCGAgtatagaaccctgtggaacatcACTTGTAATAAGACTTTCCTTAGAAACACTGTGGGTACCAtctgtcaaaatacctagtgctgtacgaaaatgaataaatatatcgatAATTTAGTAAAAACTAGAAATGATGTTATTAGGGATGATAAAGTATAGTACCGATAAAGTACGTcataagctaaaataataatacacacaatactcggggcagcctgggcatccactattaggtacaggtcagtcctggagtagtctatttttagtccgtgctgccatttgCCGTTATCCCTAAAATGATTGTAAATTTCCATGCATATTCGATAAATGTGAGAAGTACCCAATTTACCCTCTACATGTCCAAATCACTTACCTTTTGTACATATTTCCGCgactttttttgaattctttAGCCTCACTGTATCACCTTCCATATATGTTTCAGCTTGCTTATACGCAGCGTCCAAATCATACAGGCCTGCGTTGTTtaactaaaatacaataactaataaaaaaaaagagaaaactacagagcaataaataaattctaaaacACAATTTCATCATGTCATGCTATTTATGAGGTATGAGGACGAAGTAACCTAGTTTCCCTTGTGATTGGATAGACACGCAGATACTAGTAAAAAAGGACACGACGGATACTTGACTCAAGCTAGTGTTAGGAAGAGTAGGACGCCAACCGTTAGCTAGACAACCCGTCACCAGCAAGAAAGAGCttctgaatcataataaataaaaaaacgggttgcactccgggagtgcctgCAGAAGTGGATACTTGAACAAagaacgttgtgcattttttaaaattttggaacggttagggaataatttcgcatgaattgctttatttatcagtataaaagtactagcatttatgtggttaaatacaatattcatttattgcgctattaTACACGAAAATGACAGTTTATAttacctaaaaaaaaataacacttcagaactattagaattattttacattaaaaagtttatttctcacaaaaatcatttttcatccataatttcaacgactgtcttacgaattttcgatcaggtcacgggTCATGACgcgaatttaacattttatacccatcccaagaaaagtgcatttttttatggaataggaggacaaacgagcgtacgggtcacctggtgttaagtgatcaccgccgcccacattctcttgcaacactagaggaatcacaagagcgttgccggcctttaaggaaggtgtacgcactttttttgaaggtacgcatgtcgtatcgtcccggaaacaccgcacaaggaagctcagtccacagcttcgtagtacgaggaagaaagctcctagaaaaccgcactgtggaggaccgccacacatccagatggtcgggatgatatcctaactaatggcgtgtcgtgcgaaggtggaatggtGAAGTGGTGGAAAGTGCTTGACGGcgctaaagaagtttacacCTCAAAAATGTGAAAGATACttatcaatattgatatttaattcaAACATTGTATTAATACTAATACGAAAGTACATGTGTTCACGTTATAAAGTTCGGTAGACTGTAGagtaaattcttttatttttatactcttaACCAAAGAGgaagtaaatactacgtaataagaggcgggattgcctaagtattaattgaaatttagtttattatgaaacgtgcagtaatttttgtaacttgaaattgtaattacaatattatggcgaTGAAGTTTAATACGGCTAAGTTTggaagcgaacagttgcttaaaacgtggtggatttcggctatctccgttttttacaagattatagccgtcatctgtcaatctatcaatgactgtgcgtttcatacaatcgcttgtTTCTAAAAGAGTTTAGCTAGGCTGCTCTTAACCTTTTTCTCGAGCAAACTCATGGCCGGTGTTCcatcaatattaaaaacactTATACTTACAACTCCATATTTCTGGTAAGCGCAGGCAAGAACACATTTAACTTCATTATTATTTGGGACATTATAAGTTGCCAgtaccattattttttttatttccacaCTATTGTCTCTGGCACATCCTAATACAACCTTAATAAAATCTGCTTTTATTTGCGCATCGGTCATTCCCTGTtacaattaaagttaattaaagttatttatagcCTTTTCGAGACGTTTGTTTaagatattgtattttatatgtaaCTAATAACTATCTTAAAGCCTCCTCTCCACTACCGGCGATGATCTTTGCTTGTATGATCGTCTGTCATCGGCAAGTTAATCGTTGATCATCGTGTCGTATGGATATACGATAGTCCGTGATCATTTATTGAGCGGCAGTCCTTAAAGATGGACGTGGATTTTATAGCTGCTGCTATTTAATTTcagtatacaatatttatgtttggGATTCAATATTTCTGGGTAGTTCTTATAAAGTTCGATGAGTTTAAATGCTTCTACATTTGACCACCCAGTAGTCATTAGACGATACAAAGTACGTACGGCTTTGCTCTTCCAGTGTCATCATGGGTGATCATGTGGGCACGCGCACCCAACTACACGCTAATTCCTTTTGATGCATCCCCGAAAAACGACAAGACTATGACGATTATAGACGATCATCGGCGACTAGAAGCGAATAAGCTACACACGATCGTGTTCGCGTGTAATCGCCGTGTGTGgcgctatataatattatttgcttgGGTCAAACATCCTGGGGCCACTGTTATGCTTTCACCGAGCAAGCCAAAGGAAGCTCCCTTCCATTTCATCGTAGTGTCAACCCTAATAGCCAtacagtaaaatataaaaatactcttAAGAATATCAAAAAGATTCCTTATTGATATTTCTAATGTCGagcattagataatttatgcgtctagatagagctttTTGCTgcccgatgaaaacaggccaccTTTGttacattagtgtgcgtgacaagctacgtcttacactcccgatttgtatgtcactttgtgttagtgtacatGCATGGCGCAATAgaggcttttttttatgaaaataagagaggagacgagcagtacgtttagctgatggtttgataatttatacgccatgcccattacaattcagagccaattcaggattattgaaatacccaaaatttctgagcggcactacaactgcgcttgtcactttgagacataaaatggcaagtctcttttgcccagtaatttctctaactacggcgcccttcagaccgaaacacagtaatgcttacacattactgcttcacggcagaaataggcgccgttgtggtacccataatctagacggcatcggGTGCAAAGGAAACCCTCCCACTGGGAAAATGACTGACTGTCAACCTCaacttttttcgacgttttcacagctgtcacgcacagtatatatttaaatgagtTGAGAGATCTCAGcagaaaagttttattttcttttacctAACACAATTAGATTACTCTTTGTTTAAGGATTCTAAAAATTAATGGCACTCGATGTACCGTATGATTCCATAAGCAGCGAACTTTTTCTTGGTATTTTTGTGCTATTTTTGTTTTAGGgaattgttctttttttatggaataggaggacaagcgagcgtacgggtcacctgttgttaagtgatcactgccgcccacaatctcttgcaacaccagaggaatcacaggagcgttgccggcgtttaagtaaggtgtacgcgcttttttgaagatacccatgtcgtatcgtcccggaaacaccgcacaaggaagttcattccacagctttgtcgtacgtggaagaaagctccttgaaaaccgcactgtggaggaccgccacatatccagatagtgaggatgatatcctaacttgtggcgtgtcgtgcgaaggtggaattcggcggcaggaatcaggttaaacagctctgaacagaacactccccgtgataaatgcggtagaagacacacaatgaagcgacttctctacgcaacgccaagtgatccagccgttcacagagcactgggtcccccacaattcgagtTGCTCTACGTTGcaggcggtcaaatggatcgagctgatactggggtgcgctagaccagagatgacagcaatctTTCTTATTTATCCTATGAATTCACGTCACAAAAACACACAATGTTTTTCTACATATCAATTAGTTGGTCTGATTAAAAGCTACGGGAGAATCTTGAATatagttgtaattaattaaaaaaaaatatctcccAATTTAGTGAAAATCCTATCTTCATGTAAAGTACCTTATGTTTGTAGCTTTTTACCAACCCAGTGCTTCTAATTGTTCTGTGTCATATAAACATgctatgaaaaaaaatatatcatgtaCTTCAAAGgaattataaactataatattactagctgccgcgacagacgttgttctgtagataataaaaagaaatactgttttataggaaattgccaataatatttcaaaacatcgataattatttcgttaaaatgctccctgttgttataatgaaattgtttcacagcggaactgtcacaccgtgcgg
Encoded here:
- the LOC126968088 gene encoding uncharacterized protein LOC126968088, with translation MDCAQKFPIDQSDIEQLRSRQMPDKENVKCLFACAYKNAGMMTEDGYLSVEGTNRLALSYLSEDPSRLKKAEQFTDACKFVNDENVSDDSKGCERAALIFKCSVEKAAEGMTDAQIKADFIKVVLGCARDNSVEIKKIMVLATYNVPNNNEVKCVLACAYQKYGVLNNAGLYDLDAAYKQAETYMEGDTVRLKNSKKVAEICTKEVNSATVSDGDKGCDRSALIFKCLVKQAPQYGFNV